One Manduca sexta isolate Smith_Timp_Sample1 chromosome 28, JHU_Msex_v1.0, whole genome shotgun sequence DNA window includes the following coding sequences:
- the LOC115449656 gene encoding innexin inx7 has product MLMATVNTLIPRIRYRGIRPNIENIAFKLHYQLTVTLLIACVILVCAREFFGDHIRCLSDQGVPDHVIQTYCFFMATFTIVRHYNESLLQGGFLPHPGVGPISENDETLNHTYYQWVPFVLFIQSLCFYMPHYIWKRKEGGRIKALVDGLQYAGLALQDQDMTVNGMSVPTKQSLEKKLDTIRKDIILRLKISRTWSTWLVAMEVTNLLHVMFQIWIINMFLNGAFISLGARVLNTSEWNHIADPLELVFPKVTKCIFHKYGPSGSIQQHDALCVMALNIIHEKIYTILWFWLLFLFIVSVLAVIWRIISYFMFRRSLRFNEMMFRHVSKAKFNPYNVIRVVNGCEFADWLFLYYLAKNMQGFVFQALFTRLAEELEKRELPFENEGTEKKGAEPVLVGRVDIDDETLPLKGDKKSS; this is encoded by the exons ATGTTGATGGCAACGGTAAATACCCTGATACCGCGCATCCGGTACCGAGGGATCAGGCCGAACATCGAGAACATAGCCTTCAAACTACATTACCAGCTGACGGTGACGCTGCTGATTGCGTGCGTGATCCTCGTGTGTGCGAGAGAGTTCTTCGGGGATCACATCAGATGCCTGTCGGACCAGGGCGTGCCTGACCATGTGATACAGACGTATTGCTTTTTCATGGCTACGTTTACTATT GTGCGTCACTACAACGAGAGCCTCCTTCAAGGCGGGTTCCTGCCGCATCCCGGAGTGGGGCCCATCTCCGAGAACGATGAGACTCTGAACCACACGTATTACCAGTGGGTGCCATTTGTGCTGTTTATCCAGTCCTTGTGCTTCTACATGCCGCATTACATATGGAAGAGGAAGGAAG GAGGCAGGATAAAAGCCCTGGTGGATGGGTTGCAGTACGCAGGGCTCGCGCTGCAGGACCAGGACATGACTGTCAACGGCATGTCGGTGCCGACGAAACAGTCGCTCGAGAAGAAACTGGACACCATCAGGAAAGACATCATACTGAG GTTAAAGATATCCCGAACGTGGTCGACGTGGCTGGTGGCGATGGAGGTGACGAACCTGCTCCACGTGATGTTCCAGATCTGGATCATCAACATGTTCCTGAACGGCGCATTCATCTCGCTCGGGGCGCGGGTGCTGAACACCAGCGAGTGGAACCATATCGCTGATCCGCTGGAGCTTGTGTTTCCGAAG GTGACGAAGTGCATCTTCCACAAATACGGTCCGAGCGGCTCGATCCAGCAGCACGACGCGCTGTGCGTGATGGCGCTCAACATCATCCACGAGAAGATCTACACCATACTATGGTTCTGGTTGCTTTTCCTTTTCATCGTCTCCGTGCTTG CGGTGATCTGGCGCATAATCTCATACTTTATGTTCCGGCGCTCGCTGCGGTTCAACGAGATGATGTTCCGTCACGTGAGCAAGGCCAAGTTCAACCCGTACAACGTGATCCGCGTCGTCAACGGCTGCGAGTTTGCTGACTGGCTGTTCCTGTACTATCTAGCGAAGAATATGCAGGGATTTGTCTTTCA AGCTCTATTTACCCGCCTGGCTGAGGAGTTGGAAAAGCGAGAGCTGCCCTTCGAGAACGAAGGCACAGAAAAGAAAGGAGCGGAACCAGTGCTGGTCGGACGAGTGGACATTGACGATGAGACACTGCCTTTGAAGGGTGACAAGAAGTCTTCATGA